A stretch of the Lolium perenne isolate Kyuss_39 chromosome 3, Kyuss_2.0, whole genome shotgun sequence genome encodes the following:
- the LOC127341014 gene encoding putative E3 ubiquitin-protein ligase SINA-like 6 isoform X2 has protein sequence MEGSVNSDNKSKGVGYQDGKSGGKMQNVTMGLEVFDCSICSNPLRPPIFQCSKGNSICSPCCDKLPESDRSAVQRCYIMDRVVNNIFVPCKHGCNRKITYYNKDAHEGECLIGPCVCPVSGCGFVAPTTALLGHLTTLHKLPTTPLELFVFLGCVRPETPQGTVDVSLCFSSFEGHFQASKVEIKHDGEPKQCLFVLPGRETKVVVGMKICIGYFDNDELQEEEEKEDEDMCEYDYDFDHEEEVDDDYD, from the exons ATGGAGGGATCAGTCAACTCCGACAACAAGAGTAAAGGAGTTGGTTACCAAGATGGAAAGAGCGGTGGCAAGATGCAGAATGTCACCATGGGTCTGGAGGTATTTGACTGCTCCATCTGCTCCAACCCCCTCAGGCCTCCCATTTTCCAG TGTTCTAAGGGGAATTCCATTTGCTCGCCTTGCTGCGACAAGCTCCCAGAAAGCGACCGCTCTGCTGTCCAGCGCTGCTACATCATGGACCGTGTCGTCAACAACATCTTTGTTCCCTGCAAGCACGGATGCAACAGGAAGATTACCTACTACAACAAGGATGCGCACGAGGGGGAGTGCCTGATTGGGCCCTGCGTGTGCCCTGTCTCTGGATGTGGCTTTGTCGCACCAACAACGGCACTCCTGGGCCATCTTACCACCCTGCACAAGTTGCCAACAACACCGCTTGAATTATTCG TCTTCCTTGGGTGTGTCCGGCCAGAAACTCCGCAAGGCACGGTCGATGTATCTCTCTGCTTCTCGAGCTTCGAAGGGCATTTTCAAGCCTCAAAGGTTGAAATCAAACATGATGGAGAACCAAAACAATGCTTGTTTGTCTTGCCTGGTAGAGAAACCAAGGTCGTGGTCGGCATGAAGATATGTATTGGGTACTTTGACAACGACGAgctgcaggaggaggaggagaaggaggacgaagatatgtgtgaatACGACTACGACTTTGACCatgaggaggaggttgacgatgaTTATGATTGA
- the LOC127341014 gene encoding putative E3 ubiquitin-protein ligase SINA-like 6 isoform X1, which translates to MEGSVNSDNKSKGVGYQDGKSGGKMQNVTMGLEVFDCSICSNPLRPPIFQCSKGNSICSPCCDKLPESDRSAVQRCYIMDRVVNNIFVPCKHGCNRKITYYNKDAHEGECLIGPCVCPVSGCGFVAPTTALLGHLTTLHKLPTTPLELFGMFYFPVQPGSQVLCSEYGRLFLLDVVPLESFGHAVFLGCVRPETPQGTVDVSLCFSSFEGHFQASKVEIKHDGEPKQCLFVLPGRETKVVVGMKICIGYFDNDELQEEEEKEDEDMCEYDYDFDHEEEVDDDYD; encoded by the exons ATGGAGGGATCAGTCAACTCCGACAACAAGAGTAAAGGAGTTGGTTACCAAGATGGAAAGAGCGGTGGCAAGATGCAGAATGTCACCATGGGTCTGGAGGTATTTGACTGCTCCATCTGCTCCAACCCCCTCAGGCCTCCCATTTTCCAG TGTTCTAAGGGGAATTCCATTTGCTCGCCTTGCTGCGACAAGCTCCCAGAAAGCGACCGCTCTGCTGTCCAGCGCTGCTACATCATGGACCGTGTCGTCAACAACATCTTTGTTCCCTGCAAGCACGGATGCAACAGGAAGATTACCTACTACAACAAGGATGCGCACGAGGGGGAGTGCCTGATTGGGCCCTGCGTGTGCCCTGTCTCTGGATGTGGCTTTGTCGCACCAACAACGGCACTCCTGGGCCATCTTACCACCCTGCACAAGTTGCCAACAACACCGCTTGAATTATTCGGTATGTTCTACTTCCCTGTCCAGCCAGGATCTCAAGTGCTATGCAGCGAATATGGTCGACTCTTCCTTCTTGATGTGGTTCCGCTCGAGTCCTTTGGCCATGCAGTCTTCCTTGGGTGTGTCCGGCCAGAAACTCCGCAAGGCACGGTCGATGTATCTCTCTGCTTCTCGAGCTTCGAAGGGCATTTTCAAGCCTCAAAGGTTGAAATCAAACATGATGGAGAACCAAAACAATGCTTGTTTGTCTTGCCTGGTAGAGAAACCAAGGTCGTGGTCGGCATGAAGATATGTATTGGGTACTTTGACAACGACGAgctgcaggaggaggaggagaaggaggacgaagatatgtgtgaatACGACTACGACTTTGACCatgaggaggaggttgacgatgaTTATGATTGA